TTTAGTGTCTAGCAGTATGGCGCGCCTATAGTATTTCTAAGATGGTAGTGAAGTTATGCGTAATACGAGAGTAGATTCATCCTTTGGCACATTTGACGTATCAGTACGTCATGCATTGTTTGGGCAAAGAGCACATGACGCTCTGATACGTCATTGAAACAGAGACGAGTATATATAATGTAGTATATATAACGAATAATATGAAATGCTGGTgccctggcctaggggtagcgcgccttcccCATTCtttgggcatcccgggttcgagtcctcgttcgggcatggttgttccttaCCCTGTGTTCTACATATGAGGTGTTTGAAAGGGAATTAAGCAGGCACAAAGAAAAACCCTCTACTCAACTGTAATAGAAAGAGTACTTGCACACGGCGCAGCCATCTGGTGCCAAGATCCCACCGAGAGGATGAAACGGAAACTTGCAGCCATCCAACGACCGTTTCTACTAGCCATATCGGGAGCCTATAGAACTACCTCAACAGCAGCCTTACAAATAATTTTGGGAATCCCCCCTCTGCACCTCCAACTACAAAGAGAGGCAAAGGGCATCTCGTTATATAGGCTCAAAAACCCGACCAACAACTGCGACCTTCAAATTAGCGAACTAGAAATAGACTGTAAGATTTCAGGCTGGACTTCTCATCCCTCGGTACACCTAGAAGATCACCAGATTTCACTTGACGACGGAGGCTTGAGATCGGACCCGAATGGAATTTACACAGATGGATCGAAGACGGACAAGGGAGTAGGAGCAGCGTACTGTGTCTTCAACAATGGAGTAACTACAACAACTTGGGCAACAAAACTGGCCCACCACAATACAGTATTTCAAGCTGAGATCCTGGCCCTATACAAGGCCGCAGAATTCCTGAAGTCCACATCAGCAACATCTACCATCTACGTCGACAATAGGGCCAGCATCTTAGCAgcaaaaaatccaaaatccaatAACAAATGTGCCAGGAAAATCTTTGCAATACTTTCTACAAATGCAAACATAAAGATATCCTGGATTAAAGCCCACGCCGGATATGCAGGTAATGAGAAAGCGGATAGACTTGCCAAACAAGCTGCTGATACAGACAGCCCTATTCAGCCCGAACCATAcccaatttcattcataaagtccAGTCTAAGGCGAAACATGTTGGAAAAGTGGCAAACGGAATGGGACAATGGCGAAACTGGAAGACTCATCTACCAGCTTCTTCCAAAAGCCACTCAACAAATTACGCCCTGGAGAAGGGAAGAAATTCTCTTCTTCACAGGCCATGGCCCATTTCCCACCTACTTAAAAAGGTTCAATTTAGCAGACGAACCTTACTGCACCTGCAGCGAAGTGGGGTCACCACTCCACTACGcaacagaatgcattttaactacatcttatcacCTAACGAAACCATCAGCTAACCTTCAACAGGTCTGGTTCTCCAGGGTAGCAGATAACTCTCTCAGCAGGGCCAAGAtcagaaaaatggttcaattccTGCATGAAGAGTCACAGCTGTTCAGATACTGACCACCACTCCTATAACATCGGAAAACCCATCTCACCACCTGCACGACAAGACTTCCACCCAGGCCCGGAAACTCCACCAACCAACGCAGCGCATCCTCAAGCTCAGACAactccattcagtcctgcatagcccatgacatccctgctccaacccaacctaaaaccaaccattcctgctctaacccagccaagtcagctcctcaccagtctaaccgaattcagctcacctactccaatgcaacccactgcagcttaaaaatctttaacccaGCCAACTACAACTCTGCCAACATCAGTATCACATCATCAGCCCAATCACCATTACCTCCACATCATTAGCTTAGCCATCTGCaactctcactctccatgtccacccaactgtttaaataatcgttaagattatagtcgcaggggcatggagaggtgttaagtGTTAAGGTGTTTGAAAGAGCcccccactgtaaaaaggggttgtgcaagccagtgtgtgagtgtcatcttcatacgaGCTTCaaacttctgccttcgggtgcccaggggcctttacccttagaagctactgaaaaaactcggcttaaaatcgctgattttgtcagcgggcttgtgtAGAgtaagtgccataagtaacaactaCAACataatacgaaataaattaatttttgcatcaaatctaCTATTCTTACTTacccataaaattaaatatgctataatatataaagtgcaaaaaaaaaaaaaaaagtaaaaaataataaaaaaaaataataacaagtaaATGTATATCCAAAGGGTTAAGTTAAGCAGCTCTAACTTAACCCTTTATGCATGGCCCCTTAAGCATGAGGCCAACTATTGTGCGAAatggaaggtcacgcctacttcaggaagatcatATGACACAATGGGCCATGTGATGTTCCTGATGTAGGCATGGCCTTCCATTGCgcacaatagttggcctcgtgtgaacgctgctttatTCATCATCTTGTTCAGTTTTCCCCGTATTTGGGAGACTAATATCTACCTGAAGAGCTCAATGAAGTTGTAATGTTTATATGCAAGTAAACAAAACCAACAAACTTTTGCTTAGTTAGCAAGTCCTTAAAAGACGAATATTATTAAAGGGATTTTGcactcttcaaatttttttaatggtaccAATGATGAGCATAGGATTCGAAAACATATCCTACACTCAGAGGTCACCATATCTATCGTTGttggattttttaaaagacaTCAATTGTTCATTAAGTGGAACTGATTTGTTTTGCTATTCAATTAACAGTCTACTTTTAACCTGCAACAAGATTTTTCTTATATGAATATCTTCATCCTTGACAACGAATacagatttttacatttaacctatttccattatttgaatatatatacgTGACATTTTCCTGGACATTATGGCCAGAATGCATCTAAATTGAGTATTTGGAATTATGcatttataaagtatataaaactattaatatttctgtttacGCTATTCTTGcttagattttttatatattattgttattcaaTCAAATAAGTTTTTGGTGATAAGGGAAGAATTTTCAACTTGATGCACATGTGTTAATAACTTTTcctcaacaatatattttatgtatacataTTTCAAGTCGTTAGTATAAAATCAGAATTCGAACTCCTATGATATTCCAATTACGAACTCAAACTAATTACCAATTTTTAGCCATATATGTATAGATTTGAATCAGGACTTTCGGAGTGAAATTAGATACTACATGCCTGAGGTTGTTAATACTGAGACAAAACAAAGGAcagtcaataaattaattaagagatAATTTCTTATGCACATAGAAACACTGACGTTATTTATGTGACGCacaatcttcattttttaaaaatgtatattagcaTATCTTGCTGCTTCCATTTGTTAAATCATTCACCACAAACAAAAATactgttaaatatttctttaatttattattattacaaatcaataaacaaattcaatatttctcaCTTACAGCAGGAggactttaaatacaaaattgtttatcatatatattatacaaacaTTCTTCGAAACTTCGCTTTTGATGCttgcaaattgtttttaaaatgtcttataatttttttataggttTTACACTGTTTTAGAGAGACACGTAGATAACTGTATTTTGGAGCGGAAATTTGAGGTTGGCACTAATGGTGAATATTTTGAGAGAACTGCCCTCTATTTTGTTCAGTAGAAATCTAGGAGGCGACAGCAGAGTAAGCTGGTGCAGCACACTTCCTCGTCTGACCTGTGCAGGGCTCTCTCTCCACGTCGACAGGATCTTCTATTGGGTAAAGGCTGCTGACTGATGGCTGTCGCTGGGGATGGACCTAATGGTGATGGAGGACTTCGCGCAGGCGCTGATGAACTGCGTTTGCTGGAACCTGGAATGCACAAAATTAAGAATTAGAAGTGTCCTTATTCACTAACGTTTCTGTTCACTCAATAAGTTTTACGGATTCACTTAAACTTTCAGATTTGTCACTAGCAATTTGTTTTACAGGATCATTTTGAGAAAAGAGAATAAtttctttagtttagttatattaacgtcccgttgtaaaacaacactagggctattttgggatggaccttgtaattttgaaccgcgatcagatgacgaggacgacacctgagctggcatccccttctccacaccgcaccacaccagcgggtctgacggatttaacgtgcaacagaaccccttacacgacggttcttcggtggaatcgggtcacgaacctaaaaccctacggcttacaagccgagaccttaccaccaggccaccgcggcctaataatttcttaaataaatcttcAATGGAAAATTAGTAAAAAGCTTCGAATTAAAGAAGATcctctttcattcaaaatgaataacAGCACAGTAATCTTAAAAGCCGTGTTTTATCGAAGTATAGCAGAGTAATTATCAGTTAAGGGCAGCTTTAGAAGGTATGTGATCCATTTGGAAACAGTTTTCGCCAACATTTCTGTCTTTCAGAACTTAAAAATCCAAGGAATTAAGAGAAATCAGTGGAATTGGTTTCTCCTGGAATTTCTTATGAACTAACACAGTATGATGCATAT
Above is a genomic segment from Argiope bruennichi chromosome 1, qqArgBrue1.1, whole genome shotgun sequence containing:
- the LOC129972771 gene encoding uncharacterized protein LOC129972771 is translated as MKRKLAAIQRPFLLAISGAYRTTSTAALQIILGIPPLHLQLQREAKGISLYRLKNPTNNCDLQISELEIDCKISGWTSHPSVHLEDHQISLDDGGLRSDPNGIYTDGSKTDKGVGAAYCVFNNGVTTTTWATKLAHHNTVFQAEILALYKAAEFLKSTSATSTIYVDNRASILAAKNPKSNNKCARKIFAILSTNANIKISWIKAHAGYAGNEKADRLAKQAADTDSPIQPEPYPISFIKSSLRRNMLEKWQTEWDNGETGRLIYQLLPKATQQITPWRREEILFFTGHGPFPTYLKRFNLADEPYCTCSEVGSPLHYATECILTTSYHLTKPSANLQQVWFSRVADNSLSRAKIRKMVQFLHEESQLFRY